TCGTCATCATCTTCCGTTCGGCATCGAACGGAATTTCCCTCTCCAACGGCGATTGGCCCTCCAGTTCAGCCTTCGTAAGACCGGCCTTTTCCGCGGCAACGAGCAGCGCCCCTTCTGTTGGATCACCGATGATCCGCCAAGCCCCATTCTGTTGTTGCAATGTCGCACCGTTACACAGCACGGCCGCAGTCAGAAGATCGCGTAGACCAAGGGGAAGTGCTGAGTCACCAGAGTGATAACCGCGCCCTTGGTTTGAAAACTCCGCACCCAGGACTCTTGGCTCAATACTGCATTCTCGAATCTCACCCACCGGTTCATACCCTTCGCCCGTTACTTCGAACGTTTCATTGTCGACGACTAACTTCGTCACCGTCATTTCGTTCTTCGTCAATGTGCCGGTCTTATCGGTGCAGATCACGCTGGCGGATCCGAGTGTCTCGACGGCAGGGAGTTTCCGAATCAATGCATGTCGTTTGGCCATACGGGTAACACCCACAGCTAGGGTGATCGTGACGATGGCGGGAAGCCCCTCAGGCACAGCTGCGACTGCGAGGCTCACCGAGATGAGAAACATCTCCACCAACGGTTCCCCCCGGAGAAAGCCGAGCACGAATACAATTGCCACAACACCGAGCGCAAGCCACAGGAGAGTCGAACCGAATTGTTCCAATCGTCGCTGCAACGGAGTTTCGGCACGTTCCGCCTCAGCGGCCTTCTGGATCAGAGCGGCGATCCGACCTAGTTCCGTACCCACACCGGTCGCGACGACCAGCCCACGGGCCTTACCGGAGACGGCCACAGTGCCCATAAACACCATGTTGCGTTGATCGGCCAACGGGACTTCGTCCGCCTCAAGGCGCTCCGCCTGTTTCTGGACTGGTGTCGACTCGCCGGTGAGGGAGGCTTCTTGAGCCTGAAAATTCGTGGTGTAGAACAAGCGGGCATCGGCAGGAATTCGGTCGCCTGCTTCAAGAACGACTATGTCTCCCCTGACGAGTTCTCGAGCCGGAACAGACTGCAGCGTACCGGCCCGGATGACGCGGGCCATTGTGACCGACATCTTGCGCAATGCCGCCAGCGATTGCTCGGCTCGGAATTCCTGCACGAATCCCAGTATCCCATTGAGAAAGACGATGGCCAGAATTGCCGCCGCATCGATCCAGTCTTCCAACAAGCCAGAGACAATGGCCGCCCCGATCAGCACCCACACGATGAGGCTGGCGAATTGCGAGAGAAAGAGTTTCAGCAAGGAGGGAGGCGGAGCTTCGGGTAATTCGTTGGGACCATCTTGTGCTCGCCGGCATGCCACGTCATCAATGGGCAGGCCGCTGTGAAGATCTGTCCGGAGTTCATCAACCAGAGCTTCAGCCGGCTTGGCATACCAAGCTCTCACGTCGACTATCCCACTTGGTGCCTGCAATGTCGTTCCCATGCGTCTCACCCTCTCAATATCTCAGCAGGGGGCATGCCAAGTGGATCACGACCTATGGGGCATCTTTATACTGTCCGCTGTAGCGTAATGCCACGTGAGCAGAGAACCATGGTGGCCAAATGCAACATGCGAGTATGGGTGGAACTGACGGCGCTCAATATCCCTCCCTGCTGATACGCAAGATCGGCAAAGAAAAACGCCGCTGGAGTGAACGCGTTGCTGCCAAAGAGATTCCCAACAGCCGGATCGAAAGCCCCTCATTGAACCGCTGCAATCGAGACGACCAGCTCCGGCAATGATGTCGTAATTACCACCAATGAGGTTCCGATAAAGGTCGCCG
This portion of the Nitrospira sp. genome encodes:
- a CDS encoding cation-translocating P-type ATPase, whose protein sequence is MGTTLQAPSGIVDVRAWYAKPAEALVDELRTDLHSGLPIDDVACRRAQDGPNELPEAPPPSLLKLFLSQFASLIVWVLIGAAIVSGLLEDWIDAAAILAIVFLNGILGFVQEFRAEQSLAALRKMSVTMARVIRAGTLQSVPARELVRGDIVVLEAGDRIPADARLFYTTNFQAQEASLTGESTPVQKQAERLEADEVPLADQRNMVFMGTVAVSGKARGLVVATGVGTELGRIAALIQKAAEAERAETPLQRRLEQFGSTLLWLALGVVAIVFVLGFLRGEPLVEMFLISVSLAVAAVPEGLPAIVTITLAVGVTRMAKRHALIRKLPAVETLGSASVICTDKTGTLTKNEMTVTKLVVDNETFEVTGEGYEPVGEIRECSIEPRVLGAEFSNQGRGYHSGDSALPLGLRDLLTAAVLCNGATLQQQNGAWRIIGDPTEGALLVAAEKAGLTKAELEGQSPLEREIPFDAERKMMTIIRRTEHGRMAYSKGAPDVLLKHCAARLTREGRTEALDEEHRRLIGAANASLAQQALRVLGVAYRPLGQQVNAEEEVERNLIFLGLFAMKDPLRPEATEAVRLCRQAGIRTAMITGDHKETAVAIARELGLQRNDDMALSGAELDGFTDEQLTQQVEHVTVYARVSAEHKLRVVQAWKRNGAIVAMTGDGVNDAPAIKAADIGVAMGMAGTDVTKEASDMVVTDDNFASIAAAVEEGRGIFDNIRKTVHFLLSCNVSEVLVMLFATLFGLPLPLLPIHILWMNLVTDGFPALALAVDPKAPDLMQQSPRQAQARLLDGGRLWTIAGEGLMLAVIALSAFSYSLFVWQQPIDQARTVTFTVMVAAQLVHAFNCRSDRWSLFHVGVTTNHALLWAVVASLVLQVGILTIPIVEPIFKVALLPIEDWELMVAMGLLPLAVVEGIKWVKRW